GTTTATACTTTGGAATTAAATTGAAATCTGGACCTGTTAAAACTTAAAGTCTTACTTTAAGTAAAAGTTGAAATTATCTAAACCTAGTTTTCCACATATTTCCCACTAATTTTAGAAAGTTCCCACTTTATTGTGATATAATCAATCATGGCCCTACACTTGCCGGGATAGATTCATAAAACAATGAATTAAAAATCAAGGTTCCCCAATAAGGATTTAATTCCGAAGGGTTTAAACTGCCAGTCGAGTTATTTACTGCCGCCACGTTATTAGCTGTCAAACCACCTGCTTGGGTAAATGTTCCACCAACCACAATATTGGCACCATTGACTGCAACTGAGGCAATACTTATTCCCGTTATATTTGGGTTCCAACTGCTGGCGGTGCCTAACGTGGTATCCACTGCAGCTATGTAGTTTCTCGTCGTACCGCCATTGACCGTAGTGAAGCTACCGCCGACGTAAAGGGTTGTTCCTGATAGGGCTAGTGACCTTACAGTGTTATTCATATTGGGATTAAAAGATACGGCAATGCCCGTTGTGGAATCTATCGCCGCTAACCGATTTCTGGTAGTTGCGCCATTGACCGTAGTGAAGCTGCCGCCGACGTAAAGGGTTGTTCCTGACATTAATAGGCTTGAAACCTGGTTATTCATATTGGGATTAAAACCTGTGGCAATGCCCGTTGTGGAATCTATCGCCGCTAACCGATTTCTGGTAGTTGCGCCATTGACCGTAGTAAAGTTGCCGCCGATGTAAAGAGTGGTTCCTGATAGGAAAAGAGCAGAAACCACGTTATTGAAGTTTGGATCCCAACTAGTGACTACCTTTGTAGCCAGGTCTATCGATGCAATGTAGTGTCTAGTCAGTCCATTAATTTGAGTAAACGTACCACCAACGTATAAACTACTACCTGAAAAATTCAAAGCATTAATGGTTCCGTTGAAATCAAATCCAAAACCCAAATCAAGCTTTCCGTTTTGATCCAACTTCGCCAAGCTTTTAACCGAAATCCCCTTGTAATTCAAAAAAGACCCACCGACAAAAACCCCCCCTGCTCCATCAGGGATGATACTTTTAATAGGGCCATCAAAACCCAAACCAGAATCAAAACTAGGATCATGGCTTCCGTCAGGGTTTAAGCGAATTATATTTCCAACAGCTTTTCCACCATAGGCAGTAAATAAACCAGCAATATAATATTTATTTGTATCTGAATCATAAACAACGGTGTTTACTACTGAGCCCGTGATACCACTTGAGCTCGCTATGGGTTTAGCCAAGTTGACCATCAGGGAAGATGCATTTGCTGGAATGGAATTAACAACAGTCGAGCAACCCAAATTTTTAGCCATTAAGAATAGACCATCAAATGGTAAAACTTGGTGACTGATCATAGGAATGGTAGCCGCAAAATCTTCATAAACAGAAATAGAGGTGTTCGTACCCGAAGCGCAAGAACCATAGGAAATGGAGCCGGGTAAATTAGAAAATACTATTTTGGGTCTTACGATGTCGATATTGGTAAATGACGGTTGGTTAAAATTTACCTCCGTCGTTCCCGAAATGGAAATCTCACTGGACAAATCCGTTTTTGTCATACCAAATTGTCCTAACGGGATTCTTAAATAATAGTTTCCAGTGACGGGAATCTGCGATTGCCCCGACAAAATATTAAACGTTGAAACTGCAAAAGTATCATTTTGACAATCGCCTTCAGAGGTAAAAATTTTAATATTCAATCCCATATTAATACTTAACGAATTCTGCAGCGTATAGGCTTCACATACCCCAGCGTTACAGGGCTTGTACGTTTTAAAAGCAACTGGGTAACAAGCGCCTCGTGCCATCGGTCTGGCAAAGCTGGGATTTTCAATTTTGTTAAAATTATGAAGCCCCTCTATTCTTAGATATGGTTTACTGGGATCTGATGGCCCGCCGCCAGGCATGTTACCTGATCCAAATTTCGGGCCTTTGCAATCATCAAAATAGGCACTGGGATCAATCTCAGCAACAATAGGAATCTCAACCGTAACCGTTCCCCCAGGAAGCATTTCTGTAGGTTTAGACTCACCCAAAAAAAACGGGGCAGAGAATCCACCTAATAGCGCGTCACCCCCTTCAGCCACGATCCCTGGACATAGAGAAGCCGCAGTTGGCTTTTTCATTCCATAAAGTCGAATGTACCGTGATGGGCCCGAAGGAACCTCCAACGAAACCGTATTTTCTTTACTCATGGCGCCAGCAAAAACACCGAATCTAAAGGACTGTGATTTATCCAATGATTTTTCACATGAATTGCCGTTCATTAATTCTTCAGGGCCACCAATAAATACAATCAGGCAATCCACCTGCGAGTAGTTAGCGGGAATAAGTCCGTAATCAAAACTTGGCTTTCCTGAAACCAGCTTACTTCCTGTTTCTACTGAAGCTGCATTGAAACTGTTGGAGTTTGGAAAGCGGATCGTTACCTGGCTCGTGCTTTTTTGCGCTTCACGAGTGCAGGCAGCAAATAAAAAGCTAACTAGGACCATAAGGAAAATATTAAAAATTCTATAATGCCTGTTTTTCACTGTTTACCTCTGACTAACCTATCGGTCTAGGTCCTGAAAAACATTAAGCCTTAACTTGCGCCATCGAGCAGGAATTGACTCAAAAATTGACAAAACCATTAACAATTTCCAATTTCGAGATTCAATCTAGTTCTAGAAAATTAAAAATCTTGATTTATGTTTTTTCTTGATGTCAGCTACAATTCGACCATGGTTTTCAAAACGGAATTCCGATAAGAAGAGGCAAGATACTTTTCTTCCACAAGGTCTACGAGGAAAGGAAACCGTGAATTTTCAATGTTTTCTTTGATTTTAGATAAAAACCCTGATGGTAAAAAAATTTCCGAATCTGATTTAAAAAGAAGATCCACGTCTGAATGGGAATGGAAT
This DNA window, taken from Deltaproteobacteria bacterium, encodes the following:
- a CDS encoding nucleotidyltransferase domain-containing protein, with amino-acid sequence MTAEQYELLNHLVIMPLKNQGFHVYIFGSRVGEKFHSHSDVDLLFKSDSEIFLPSGFLSKIKENIENSRFPFLVDLVEEKYLASSYRNSVLKTMVEL